In Deinococcus misasensis DSM 22328, one DNA window encodes the following:
- a CDS encoding PD-(D/E)XK nuclease family protein, with amino-acid sequence MPGTLLIHPDITALADFVRNNHPDFPTVIATNLLSMRFVRKVSGGDLRTTTLKQLSNRMLSRQGIRVLSPFEKRKILQQVVENTSLQYLPVSRPTLRQLGRIFSELMHAATPPEKPLTVARPPREVDVAVTYQAYLQHLFANKLADPAAVEFFALSCPPEQGKHLIYGYPYFDRAQIELLEKVCLPGSVVTLTSFGHRTLIKARGSRKAFEALGWQVVQAPDAARSTVGTRAVEHLLNPSGEVPEHITHTACANPEQEVRQVMGHIHHLLTSGTPPEDVVVVVRDEHTHLPLIREISRRYHLPILCGQMLPLHFTHSAKLVLALLKANENNWEHHAALQVLQHPLSRFADEVALKRKTLIPPPQALEAWQLEGNFRALHLPLKATGNVYAEKIRLALEFLGVDRTVRGTHQTVMAVRRVLDVLESLTLLKETTLAELQLELTEDFLDIGVPTVYSQRGVRVASPLALSGRKYPHVFVLGLSDTVFPQRPSADVLLDDHIRERWEKAGVDLVRQGERMHVERAYLHACLNAAIDHLHLFRPLFDLKGKALEASPLIRMFQYAPSLPEPLPVTEIEKGLKGNVSEEVLQKAEREKARQEHFLSEHHGELFVDLPENHVWSPSQLVKFGQCRFQWLAYKAMNLQPFPEVPTTLERTTEGTFDHKVLEELLNPHLGQQVHKEQLLQELPAAFERAERALQESGDLPPLPHWRFQRAELHSHLKHFVESPEFLQEHSIAVALEFPIQHTLQLSKGNFTYGGIIDRMERQGEDLQIIDYKRHKYISEIEGPEGKKLEIQLPLYLMATGAQEGRYLSVLDRKKRVIRAVGPAKNSKKYQWEEHRKQVLDFLEDTQTHALQNDFQPTPSNGACHFCEYGSLCRVKA; translated from the coding sequence ATGCCAGGCACCTTGCTGATTCACCCGGACATCACTGCCCTTGCAGATTTTGTGCGGAACAACCACCCGGATTTCCCCACGGTGATTGCCACCAATTTGCTGTCAATGCGTTTTGTGCGCAAAGTCTCTGGCGGAGATTTGCGCACCACCACCTTGAAGCAGCTCTCCAACCGCATGCTGTCAAGGCAGGGCATCCGGGTGCTCTCCCCTTTCGAGAAACGCAAAATCTTGCAGCAGGTGGTGGAAAACACCAGCCTGCAGTACCTGCCGGTCAGCCGTCCCACTTTGAGACAACTGGGCAGGATCTTTTCCGAGTTGATGCACGCAGCCACCCCACCAGAGAAGCCTTTGACGGTGGCCCGCCCCCCCAGAGAGGTGGATGTGGCGGTGACCTATCAGGCGTACTTACAACACCTTTTTGCAAACAAGCTGGCCGATCCTGCTGCAGTGGAGTTTTTTGCACTGTCCTGCCCTCCCGAGCAGGGAAAACACCTGATTTATGGCTACCCTTACTTCGACCGGGCACAAATTGAATTGCTGGAGAAGGTGTGTTTGCCGGGCAGTGTGGTGACCCTGACCAGCTTTGGGCACCGCACCCTGATCAAGGCCAGAGGCAGCCGCAAAGCGTTTGAAGCGCTGGGATGGCAGGTTGTGCAGGCACCGGACGCTGCGCGTTCCACGGTCGGAACCCGGGCTGTAGAGCACCTTTTGAATCCATCAGGCGAGGTGCCAGAACACATCACCCACACGGCTTGCGCAAATCCAGAGCAGGAGGTGCGTCAGGTGATGGGCCACATCCACCACCTGCTGACCTCTGGGACGCCTCCTGAAGATGTGGTGGTGGTGGTGCGCGATGAGCACACCCACTTGCCCCTGATCCGTGAAATCAGCCGACGTTACCACCTGCCCATTTTGTGCGGCCAGATGCTGCCCCTGCACTTCACCCATTCAGCCAAACTGGTGCTCGCCCTGCTGAAAGCCAACGAAAACAACTGGGAGCACCACGCAGCTTTGCAGGTGTTGCAGCATCCTTTGAGCCGCTTTGCAGACGAGGTGGCCCTGAAACGCAAAACCCTGATCCCTCCTCCTCAAGCGCTGGAAGCATGGCAACTGGAAGGCAATTTCCGTGCTTTGCACCTTCCACTGAAAGCCACTGGCAATGTGTACGCCGAAAAAATCCGGCTGGCTCTGGAATTTCTGGGAGTAGACCGCACTGTACGAGGCACCCATCAGACGGTGATGGCGGTCCGTCGGGTGCTGGACGTGCTGGAATCCCTGACTTTGCTGAAAGAAACCACCCTTGCCGAACTGCAGCTCGAACTCACCGAGGATTTTCTGGACATCGGGGTGCCCACTGTGTATTCCCAGAGGGGGGTGCGGGTGGCCAGTCCTCTGGCCCTCAGTGGACGCAAGTACCCCCATGTGTTTGTGCTGGGCCTCAGTGACACGGTGTTTCCTCAGCGGCCTTCGGCGGATGTGCTGCTGGACGACCACATCCGCGAACGCTGGGAGAAAGCCGGGGTGGATCTGGTGCGTCAGGGGGAACGCATGCATGTGGAACGGGCTTACCTGCATGCCTGCCTGAACGCTGCCATCGACCACCTTCACCTGTTCAGGCCCCTGTTTGACCTCAAAGGGAAAGCTCTGGAAGCTTCGCCCCTGATTCGAATGTTTCAGTATGCACCAAGCCTTCCAGAGCCGCTTCCTGTCACCGAGATCGAAAAAGGCCTCAAAGGCAACGTTTCAGAGGAGGTCTTGCAGAAAGCAGAACGGGAAAAGGCCAGACAGGAGCACTTTTTGTCTGAGCACCATGGAGAACTGTTTGTGGATTTGCCAGAGAACCATGTCTGGAGCCCGTCTCAACTGGTGAAATTCGGGCAATGCCGGTTTCAATGGCTGGCCTACAAAGCCATGAACCTGCAGCCTTTTCCAGAGGTGCCCACCACACTGGAACGCACCACCGAAGGCACTTTTGACCACAAGGTGCTGGAAGAATTGCTGAACCCCCACCTCGGGCAACAGGTCCACAAAGAGCAGCTTTTGCAGGAATTGCCTGCAGCTTTCGAGCGTGCCGAACGGGCACTGCAAGAATCTGGAGATTTGCCCCCTTTGCCCCACTGGAGGTTTCAGCGTGCAGAACTGCATTCCCACCTGAAGCACTTTGTGGAAAGTCCAGAGTTCCTGCAAGAGCACAGCATTGCTGTGGCTCTGGAGTTTCCCATCCAGCACACCTTGCAGCTTTCAAAAGGAAATTTCACTTATGGTGGAATCATCGACCGAATGGAAAGGCAAGGGGAAGATTTGCAGATCATCGATTACAAACGCCACAAATACATCAGTGAAATCGAAGGTCCAGAGGGGAAAAAACTGGAAATCCAACTTCCCCTGTATTTGATGGCCACAGGAGCACAAGAAGGCCGCTACCTGAGTGTGCTGGACCGCAAAAAGCGGGTGATCCGGGCTGTAGGACCTGCCAAAAACAGCAAAAAATACCAGTGGGAGGAGCACCGAAAGCAGGTGCTGGACTTTTTAGAGGACACCCAAACACATGCCCTGCAAAACGATTTTCAGCCCACCCCCAGCAATGGGGCCTGCCATTTCTGTGAATATGGTTCCCTTTGCCGGGTGAAAGCATGA